Proteins from one Burkholderia oklahomensis C6786 genomic window:
- a CDS encoding 3-ketoacyl-ACP reductase: MSQRIAYVTGGMGGIGTSICQRLFKDGFKVVAGCGPNSPRRVKWLEDQKALGYEFHASEGNVGDWDSTKLAFDKVKAEIGEVDVLVNNAGITRDVVFRKMTREDWTAVIDTNLTSLFNVTKQVIDGMVERGWGRIINISSVNGQKGQFGQTNYSTAKAGIHGFTMSLAQEVATKGVTVNTVSPGYIGTDMVKAIRPDVLEKIVATIPVRRLGSPDEIGSIVAWLASEESGFSTGADFSLNGGLHMG; the protein is encoded by the coding sequence CAGCGAATTGCTTACGTAACGGGCGGGATGGGCGGCATCGGCACGAGCATCTGCCAGCGCCTGTTCAAGGACGGCTTCAAGGTGGTCGCGGGCTGCGGCCCGAACTCGCCGCGCCGCGTGAAATGGCTCGAGGACCAGAAGGCGCTCGGCTACGAGTTCCATGCGTCCGAAGGCAACGTCGGCGACTGGGATTCGACGAAGCTGGCGTTCGACAAGGTCAAGGCCGAGATCGGCGAGGTCGACGTGCTCGTCAACAACGCGGGCATCACGCGCGACGTCGTGTTCCGCAAGATGACGCGCGAAGACTGGACGGCCGTGATCGACACGAACCTGACGAGTCTCTTCAACGTCACGAAGCAGGTGATCGACGGCATGGTCGAGCGCGGCTGGGGGCGCATCATCAATATCTCGTCGGTGAACGGCCAGAAGGGGCAGTTCGGCCAGACGAACTACTCGACCGCGAAGGCGGGCATTCACGGCTTCACGATGTCGCTCGCGCAGGAAGTCGCGACGAAGGGCGTGACGGTCAACACGGTGTCGCCGGGCTACATCGGCACGGACATGGTGAAGGCGATTCGTCCGGACGTGCTCGAGAAGATCGTCGCGACGATCCCGGTGCGCCGTCTTGGCTCGCCCGACGAGATCGGCTCGATCGTCGCCTGGCTCGCGTCGGAAGAGTCCGGCTTTTCGACGGGCGCCGATTTCTCGCTGAACGGCGGCTTGCATATGGGCTGA